One Diospyros lotus cultivar Yz01 chromosome 1, ASM1463336v1, whole genome shotgun sequence genomic window carries:
- the LOC127808229 gene encoding calmodulin-7-like isoform X4, with amino-acid sequence MADQLTDDQISEFKEAFSLFDKDGDGCITTKELGTVMRSLGQNPTEAELQDMINEVDADGNGTIDFPEFLNLMARKMKDTDSEEELKEAFRVFDKDQNGFISAAELRHVMTNLGEKLTDEEVDEMIREADVDGDGQINYEEFVKVMMAKRREKMGKEKSRRTGKRGKHRRVPIRNKTQQSQGFQQP; translated from the exons ATGGCCGATCAGCTCACTGACGATCAGATCTCCGAATTCAAGGAGGCCTTCAGCCTATTCGACAAGGACGGCGATG GTTGTATCACTACCAAGGAGCTGGGCACAGTGATGCGGTCTTTGGGACAGAACCCTACTGAAGCTGAGCTTCAGGACATGATCAATGAGGTTGATGCTGATGGAAATGGAACGATTGATTTCCCTGAGTTCCTCAACCTGATGGCTCGGAAGATGAAGGATACTGACTCTGAGGAGGAGCTCAAGGAAGCTTTCCGGGTTTTTGACAAGGACCAGAACGGCTTCATTTCTGCAGCTGAGCTTCGCCATGTTATGACAAATCTTGGGGAAAAGCTCACAGATGAGGAAGTTGATGAAATGATTCGTGAGGCTGATGTGGATGGAGATGGCCAGATCAACTACGAGGAATTCGTCAAGGTCATGATGGCCAA aagaagagaaaagatggGAAAGGAGAAGTCGCGAAGGACTGGCAAGAGAGGAAAGCATCGAAGAGTTCCCA TTCGCAATAAAACCCAACAATCACAAGGGTTTCAACAACCATAG
- the LOC127808229 gene encoding calmodulin-7-like isoform X3: protein MADQLTDDQISEFKEAFSLFDKDGDGCITTKELGTVMRSLGQNPTEAELQDMINEVDADGNGTIDFPEFLNLMARKMKDTDSEEELKEAFRVFDKDQNGFISAAELRHVMTNLGEKLTDEEVDEMIREADVDGDGQINYEEFVKVMMANSKFRRREKMGKEKSRRTGKRGKHRRVPIRNKTQQSQGFQQP, encoded by the exons ATGGCCGATCAGCTCACTGACGATCAGATCTCCGAATTCAAGGAGGCCTTCAGCCTATTCGACAAGGACGGCGATG GTTGTATCACTACCAAGGAGCTGGGCACAGTGATGCGGTCTTTGGGACAGAACCCTACTGAAGCTGAGCTTCAGGACATGATCAATGAGGTTGATGCTGATGGAAATGGAACGATTGATTTCCCTGAGTTCCTCAACCTGATGGCTCGGAAGATGAAGGATACTGACTCTGAGGAGGAGCTCAAGGAAGCTTTCCGGGTTTTTGACAAGGACCAGAACGGCTTCATTTCTGCAGCTGAGCTTCGCCATGTTATGACAAATCTTGGGGAAAAGCTCACAGATGAGGAAGTTGATGAAATGATTCGTGAGGCTGATGTGGATGGAGATGGCCAGATCAACTACGAGGAATTCGTCAAGGTCATGATGGCCAA TTCTAAATtcagaagaagagaaaagatggGAAAGGAGAAGTCGCGAAGGACTGGCAAGAGAGGAAAGCATCGAAGAGTTCCCA TTCGCAATAAAACCCAACAATCACAAGGGTTTCAACAACCATAG